A window from Frischella perrara encodes these proteins:
- the purN gene encoding phosphoribosylglycinamide formyltransferase, which translates to MKKRIIVLVSGNGSNLQAIINACQNNLINGKIVAVISNKPDVYSLMRAKQANIPSHVINHKEFATREAFDHQLQLQIEQYQPDLIVLAGYMRILTPHFVQHYSGKMLNIHPSLLPKYPGLNTHRRAMEAGDKEHGTTVHFVTDELDGGPIILQAKVPIFDNDEEQDIVERVLAQEHQIYPLVIKWFCDDRLTMINGRAYLDQTMIPKSGYAED; encoded by the coding sequence ATGAAGAAAAGAATTATAGTATTGGTTTCTGGTAATGGTTCGAATCTTCAAGCAATTATTAATGCTTGTCAAAATAACTTAATCAATGGAAAGATTGTTGCTGTAATCAGTAATAAACCCGATGTCTATAGCCTAATGCGAGCCAAACAAGCCAATATCCCTAGCCATGTTATCAATCATAAAGAGTTTGCAACACGTGAAGCATTTGATCATCAACTTCAATTGCAGATCGAACAGTATCAACCAGATTTAATTGTATTGGCTGGATATATGCGTATTCTAACCCCGCATTTTGTTCAGCATTATTCAGGTAAAATGTTAAATATTCATCCCTCTTTATTACCCAAATATCCCGGTTTAAATACGCATCGTAGAGCAATGGAAGCTGGGGACAAAGAACATGGCACAACAGTTCACTTTGTTACGGATGAGTTAGATGGTGGACCGATCATTTTACAAGCTAAAGTCCCTATTTTCGATAATGATGAAGAGCAAGATATTGTTGAACGAGTATTGGCTCAGGAACATCAAATTTATCCATTAGTGATAAAATGGTTTTGCGATGATAGATTAACAATGATAAATGGTCGTGCTTATTTAGATCAAACCATGATACCGAAATCCGGTTATGCCGAGGATTAA
- the tkt gene encoding transketolase, with product MNTTTLSHRELANAIRALSMDGVQKAKSGHPGAPMGMADIAEVLWRGFLKHNPSNPQWVDRDRFILSNGHGSMLIYSLLHLSGYDVSIDDIKNFRQLHSKTPGHPEYGYTPGVETTTGPLGQGITNAVGMAIAERTLAAQFNRPGHEIVDHYTYTFVGDGCLMEGVSHEACSLAGTLKLGKLIALYDENGISIDGHIEGWFTDDTAKRFEAYGWHVIRDIDGHDAQAIKLAIEQAQAVTDKPSLLMCKTVIGFGSPNKAGSHDCHGSPLGDAEIEATRKNIGWQYAPFEIPEQYYTAWDAKPKGQKLEEQWNQRFAAYEKAHPELAKEFKRRTTNQLPQNWQQDAKAFVEHLQANPATIATRKASQNAIEAFGKILPDFLGGSADLAPSNLTMWSGSKEILANPDGNYIHYGVREFGMSAIMNGIALHGGFVPYGATFLMFMEYARNALRMAALMKIRSIFVYTHDSIGLGEDGPTHQPVEQMASLRLTPNMSTWRPCDQVESAVAWQYAIEREDGPTALIFSRQNLKQQDRTPEQLANIYRGGYILKDCDGTPELILIATGSEVELAVEAYETLTREGKLVRVVSMPATDAFDKQDASYKETVLPSSVTKRIAIEAGIADYWYKYVGLTGKVIGMTSFGESAPAELLFKEFGFTVENVLAQAKSLLN from the coding sequence ATGAATACAACAACATTATCTCATCGCGAGCTGGCAAATGCTATCCGCGCGCTGAGTATGGATGGCGTACAAAAAGCCAAGTCAGGACATCCTGGTGCACCTATGGGAATGGCTGATATTGCAGAAGTACTTTGGCGTGGATTTCTAAAACATAATCCAAGCAACCCACAATGGGTTGATCGTGACCGTTTTATATTATCCAATGGTCATGGTTCAATGTTGATTTATAGCTTATTACATTTAAGTGGCTATGATGTGTCGATAGATGATATTAAAAACTTCCGTCAATTGCATTCTAAAACACCTGGTCACCCTGAATATGGTTATACTCCTGGTGTTGAAACGACTACAGGTCCATTAGGACAAGGGATCACTAATGCTGTAGGCATGGCTATAGCTGAGAGAACTTTAGCTGCGCAATTTAATCGTCCTGGGCATGAAATAGTCGATCACTATACCTATACATTTGTAGGTGACGGTTGCTTAATGGAAGGCGTTTCTCATGAAGCATGTTCACTTGCTGGTACCCTTAAATTAGGTAAACTCATAGCATTATATGACGAAAATGGCATATCCATTGATGGTCATATTGAAGGTTGGTTTACAGATGATACAGCTAAACGTTTTGAAGCGTATGGTTGGCATGTTATTCGGGATATTGATGGCCATGATGCTCAAGCCATTAAGCTGGCGATTGAACAAGCACAAGCTGTAACTGATAAACCATCTTTATTAATGTGCAAAACTGTCATTGGTTTTGGTTCTCCAAATAAAGCAGGCAGTCATGATTGTCATGGTTCACCATTAGGTGATGCTGAAATTGAAGCAACGCGCAAAAATATTGGTTGGCAATATGCACCTTTTGAAATCCCTGAACAATATTACACTGCTTGGGATGCTAAGCCAAAAGGTCAAAAACTTGAAGAGCAGTGGAATCAACGTTTTGCTGCATATGAAAAAGCTCATCCTGAATTAGCTAAAGAATTTAAACGCCGTACAACGAACCAATTACCACAAAATTGGCAGCAAGATGCAAAAGCATTTGTAGAACACCTGCAAGCTAATCCAGCGACCATTGCGACACGCAAAGCATCACAAAATGCTATTGAAGCTTTTGGTAAAATTTTACCAGACTTTTTAGGTGGTAGTGCTGACCTTGCACCGAGTAACTTAACCATGTGGTCAGGTTCTAAGGAAATTCTGGCAAATCCTGATGGTAACTATATTCATTATGGTGTACGTGAATTCGGTATGTCTGCTATCATGAATGGTATCGCTTTACATGGTGGATTTGTTCCTTACGGTGCAACATTCTTAATGTTTATGGAATATGCCCGTAATGCACTTCGAATGGCAGCATTAATGAAAATTCGTTCAATCTTTGTTTACACGCATGACTCAATTGGTCTAGGTGAAGACGGACCAACTCACCAACCAGTGGAACAAATGGCGAGCTTGCGGTTAACTCCAAATATGAGTACATGGCGACCTTGTGATCAGGTTGAGTCGGCTGTTGCTTGGCAATATGCAATCGAAAGAGAAGACGGACCAACTGCTTTAATATTCTCAAGACAAAATCTAAAACAACAAGATCGTACTCCAGAGCAATTAGCAAATATCTATCGTGGTGGTTATATTCTCAAAGATTGTGATGGTACACCAGAACTGATCTTAATTGCCACAGGTTCGGAAGTTGAACTTGCTGTTGAAGCATATGAAACATTAACCCGAGAAGGAAAATTAGTCAGAGTAGTTTCTATGCCTGCTACAGATGCCTTCGATAAGCAAGACGCCTCTTATAAAGAAACTGTATTACCGAGCTCTGTCACAAAACGCATAGCTATAGAGGCAGGAATTGCTGACTATTGGTATAAATACGTCGGGCTTACAGGTAAAGTCATTGGTATGACATCATTTGGTGAATCTGCTCCGGCTGAATTACTCTTTAAGGAGTTTGGTTTCACCGTTGAGAATGTCTTAGCACAGGCGAAATCACTGTTAAATTAA
- the rpsO gene encoding 30S ribosomal protein S15, whose amino-acid sequence MSLTAADKAKIVADFGRGTNDTGSTEVQVALLTARINDLQGHFSEHKKDHHSRRGLLRMVSSRRKLLDYLKRTDVERYNQLIQRLGLRR is encoded by the coding sequence ATGTCTCTAACTGCTGCAGATAAAGCAAAAATCGTTGCTGATTTTGGTCGTGGTACTAACGACACAGGTTCTACTGAAGTACAAGTTGCTCTTTTAACTGCTCGTATTAATGATTTACAAGGTCACTTCTCTGAGCATAAAAAAGATCATCATAGTCGTCGTGGTCTATTACGCATGGTTTCTAGCCGTCGTAAATTACTTGATTACTTAAAACGTACTGATGTTGAACGTTATAATCAGTTAATTCAAAGATTAGGTTTACGTCGCTAA
- the tal gene encoding transaldolase — MSQLEEFKKFTVVVADTGDIDSIKQFSPEDATTNPSLVLKAAQLPQYKHLIESAINTAKQLGGSRHEQLINASDEVAVNIGVEILKYIPGRISTEVDARLSFDKDKCIEKARKLIHLYEQKGINRSRILIKLASTWEGIRAAEQLEKEGINCNLTLLFSFAQARACAEANVFLISPFVGRIYDWYQAKQPIQNYDADTDPGVVSVRNIYNYYKQHNYKTIVMGASFRKVEQILALAGCDRLTISPNLLTEMQNSTDPVERKLNPQQEQADRPAAMTEAEFRWQHNSDPMAVEKLAEGIRAFAIDQGKLEEMLIKLL, encoded by the coding sequence ATGAGTCAATTAGAAGAATTCAAAAAGTTTACAGTTGTAGTTGCTGATACTGGCGATATCGATTCTATTAAACAATTTTCACCAGAAGATGCTACAACTAATCCATCTTTAGTGTTAAAAGCAGCCCAATTACCACAATACAAACATTTAATTGAATCGGCTATTAACACAGCAAAACAACTTGGCGGTTCTAGACATGAGCAATTGATCAATGCCAGTGATGAAGTTGCAGTCAATATCGGTGTAGAAATTTTAAAATATATACCAGGTCGCATTTCAACTGAAGTCGATGCCCGACTTTCTTTCGATAAAGATAAATGTATAGAAAAAGCTCGGAAATTGATTCATCTTTATGAACAAAAAGGCATTAATAGATCACGAATCTTAATTAAATTAGCTTCAACTTGGGAAGGCATTCGTGCAGCAGAACAACTTGAAAAAGAAGGTATTAATTGTAATTTAACCTTACTCTTCTCGTTTGCCCAAGCCCGTGCTTGTGCCGAAGCAAATGTGTTCTTGATTTCACCATTTGTTGGACGAATTTACGATTGGTACCAAGCTAAGCAACCAATTCAAAATTATGATGCTGATACAGATCCAGGTGTTGTATCTGTTCGTAATATTTATAACTACTATAAACAGCATAATTATAAAACTATTGTTATGGGGGCTAGTTTCCGTAAGGTTGAACAAATTTTAGCACTAGCAGGTTGTGATCGTTTAACGATATCACCGAATTTGTTGACTGAAATGCAAAACTCTACTGATCCAGTTGAACGTAAATTAAATCCTCAACAAGAGCAAGCTGATAGACCTGCTGCTATGACTGAAGCTGAATTTAGATGGCAACATAATTCTGATCCAATGGCTGTTGAAAAATTGGCAGAAGGAATTCGTGCTTTTGCTATCGACCAAGGTAAACTTGAAGAAATGTTGATAAAACTACTTTAA
- the mazG gene encoding nucleoside triphosphate pyrophosphohydrolase, producing MKLQAIDKLIAILKQLRDPITGCDWDKVQTFDSITSCTLEETYEVLDTIKQKNYPELQKELGDLLFQIVFYAELADEQKLFNFDDVCQAICDKLIQRHPHIFSENKRKVAWETLKQQERNQKKQFSILDDIPLSMPALMRAEKVQKRCASVGFDWNTLPPVVDKVKEELEEVFVELNRENPIKKNIEEEIGDLLFATVNLARHLGLHSEFILQQAIHKFTQRFNYIETYFNNKNQALSDITLEEMESVWQQAKQHEKQKLK from the coding sequence ATGAAATTGCAAGCTATTGATAAACTAATCGCGATACTCAAGCAATTACGTGATCCTATTACTGGTTGTGATTGGGATAAAGTGCAAACTTTTGATTCAATTACATCTTGTACTTTAGAAGAAACTTATGAAGTGCTAGATACGATTAAGCAAAAAAACTACCCAGAACTTCAAAAGGAATTAGGCGATTTATTATTTCAAATCGTTTTTTATGCTGAATTAGCCGATGAGCAAAAGTTATTCAATTTTGATGATGTTTGCCAAGCAATTTGCGATAAATTGATTCAACGTCATCCTCATATTTTTAGTGAAAATAAACGTAAAGTTGCTTGGGAAACCTTAAAACAACAAGAACGTAATCAAAAAAAACAATTTTCTATACTTGATGATATCCCACTATCCATGCCAGCGTTAATGCGCGCAGAAAAAGTGCAAAAACGATGTGCATCAGTTGGGTTCGATTGGAATACCTTGCCACCAGTTGTGGATAAAGTTAAAGAAGAATTGGAAGAGGTTTTTGTTGAACTTAATCGTGAAAATCCAATTAAAAAAAATATTGAAGAAGAAATAGGAGATTTACTTTTTGCCACCGTAAATTTAGCTCGTCATTTAGGATTACATTCTGAATTTATCTTACAGCAAGCTATACACAAGTTTACCCAACGATTTAATTATATTGAGACCTATTTTAATAATAAGAATCAAGCATTAAGTGATATTACACTTGAAGAAATGGAATCGGTATGGCAACAAGCCAAACAACATGAAAAACAGAAGTTAAAGTAA
- the ppa gene encoding inorganic diphosphatase, with amino-acid sequence MGLLNVPAGKSLPDDIYVVIEIPANADPIKYEVDKDSGAVFVDRFMSSAMFYPCNYGYINHTLSLDGDPVDVLVPTPYPLQPGSVIRCRPVGVLKMTDEAGQDAKLIAVPHSKLSKEYDHIKDVTDLPELLKAQIKHFFEHYKDLESGKWVKVDGWDNAEVARKEILESFERAKK; translated from the coding sequence ATGGGACTTTTAAATGTACCAGCAGGTAAATCACTACCTGATGATATTTATGTAGTAATAGAAATTCCAGCTAATGCTGATCCAATAAAATACGAAGTTGATAAAGATAGTGGTGCGGTATTTGTTGATCGTTTTATGTCTTCGGCAATGTTCTACCCTTGCAATTATGGTTATATCAATCACACTTTATCTCTGGATGGTGATCCGGTTGATGTACTTGTACCAACTCCTTATCCACTACAACCGGGTTCTGTGATTCGTTGTCGTCCTGTGGGCGTATTAAAAATGACAGATGAAGCAGGTCAAGATGCAAAATTAATCGCTGTACCCCATAGTAAGCTATCTAAAGAATATGATCATATTAAAGATGTTACTGATTTACCTGAATTATTAAAAGCGCAAATCAAACATTTCTTTGAACATTACAAAGATCTTGAGTCTGGTAAATGGGTTAAAGTTGATGGTTGGGATAACGCTGAAGTTGCTCGTAAAGAGATTCTTGAATCTTTTGAGCGCGCTAAAAAATAA
- the purM gene encoding phosphoribosylformylglycinamidine cyclo-ligase, with protein sequence MSHKTSLSYKDAGVDIDAGNELVNRIKPVVKRTTRPEVMGGLGGFGALCSIPEKYRQPILVSGTDGVGTKLRLAMDLNRHETIGIDLVAMCVNDLIVQGAEPLFFLDYYATGKLDVDVATEVVTGIAEGCQQAGCALVGGETAEMPGMYHNNDYDIAGFCVGVVEKSEIIDGSKVQNGDAIIALASSGPHSNGYSLVRKIIEVAGVDPNKELLDGVPLADHLLTPTKIYVQSVLKLISQIPVHAIAHITGGGFWENIPRVLPDNTQAIINGESWQWPSIFHWLQQVGSIDSHEMYRTFNCGVGLIIVLPKSFVEPAIKFLNACGEKAWLLGEIKSSNSVERVVIK encoded by the coding sequence GTGTCACATAAAACTTCGCTAAGTTATAAAGATGCAGGCGTTGATATTGATGCCGGTAATGAGTTAGTAAATCGGATTAAACCAGTGGTTAAACGAACTACCCGCCCGGAAGTAATGGGGGGATTGGGTGGATTTGGCGCATTGTGTTCTATACCAGAAAAATATAGACAGCCTATATTAGTTTCAGGTACCGATGGTGTGGGGACTAAATTACGTCTTGCAATGGATTTAAATCGTCATGAGACTATTGGTATTGATCTCGTTGCAATGTGCGTCAATGATTTAATTGTCCAAGGTGCTGAACCTCTATTTTTCTTAGATTATTACGCAACAGGAAAATTAGATGTTGATGTTGCAACGGAAGTTGTGACTGGTATTGCTGAAGGTTGTCAACAAGCTGGATGTGCTTTAGTCGGTGGAGAAACAGCAGAAATGCCGGGGATGTATCATAATAATGATTATGACATTGCTGGCTTCTGCGTTGGCGTAGTAGAAAAATCAGAAATTATTGATGGTTCAAAAGTGCAAAACGGCGATGCGATCATTGCATTAGCTTCAAGTGGTCCACATTCCAATGGTTATTCTTTAGTACGAAAAATTATTGAAGTTGCCGGAGTTGATCCTAACAAAGAACTGTTAGATGGTGTTCCATTAGCGGATCATCTATTAACCCCAACTAAAATTTATGTGCAATCAGTCCTTAAATTAATTTCTCAGATTCCTGTTCACGCTATAGCTCATATTACTGGGGGAGGTTTTTGGGAGAATATTCCTCGTGTCTTACCTGATAATACTCAGGCGATTATTAATGGTGAAAGTTGGCAGTGGCCGAGTATATTTCATTGGCTTCAACAAGTCGGTAGCATCGATAGCCATGAAATGTATCGTACTTTCAATTGTGGTGTCGGTTTAATTATTGTATTACCTAAGTCCTTTGTTGAGCCTGCTATCAAATTCTTGAACGCCTGTGGTGAAAAAGCTTGGCTATTAGGTGAAATTAAGTCATCGAATTCAGTAGAACGCGTCGTAATAAAATAA
- a CDS encoding OPT family oligopeptide transporter, which produces MHNVRELTLRGMILGAFITVIFTASNIYLGLKVGLTISSAIPAAVISMAVLRFFPGSSILENNMVQTQASAAGTLSSMIFILPALLMVGYWQSFPFWLTFAICASGGMLGVLFTIPLRQVMVVKSNLPFPEGVAAAEILKAGSDAENNATTRADNEGLKDIIFGGSIAAVVSLLTNGFKVVADGTAYWFSHGKSIFQIPLGFSLALLSAGYLVGIMSGIAILIGNIISWGFAIPILSSLTDYPSNASLADVAMGLWSKDLRFIGAGTISIAAIWTLLTLIKPVYQGLKNTLTTLKSEKSFNNIDRTEQDLSPKTILIIMASMLVILFITFHSFIADSGLSSGIGWTLVVCSVLFAFFMGFLIAAACGYMAGLVGSSASPISGISIIAITVIALLFLGLGKINGMLSTAEGEHFITALALFTTSAVLAVATISNDNLQDLKTGYLVKATPWRQQIALLLGVVIGAIVIAPVLDILYHAYGFSGATPRANMDPKQILPAPQATLVATIAKGIFSNQMEWSMILIGLAIGAVIIVIDLCLAKTNSKFRLPALAVGMGIYLPPLIITPIFIGALISWFVSRRANKLSSNIEHQRKAEQKGALIASGLIVGETLVGVILAVIIVISSSSSNNNSPLALNEYMQAIFGTNSIIVEQFIGLMIFIMICFAFIRRALSALKKEL; this is translated from the coding sequence ATGCACAACGTACGTGAACTCACTCTAAGAGGAATGATCTTAGGGGCTTTTATTACTGTCATTTTTACTGCATCAAATATTTACTTAGGATTGAAAGTAGGTCTAACCATCTCTTCTGCAATTCCGGCGGCAGTAATATCAATGGCGGTTTTACGCTTTTTTCCAGGTTCTTCAATCCTTGAAAATAATATGGTACAAACTCAGGCATCAGCTGCGGGTACCTTATCTTCAATGATCTTTATTCTACCTGCATTATTAATGGTAGGTTACTGGCAGAGTTTTCCTTTCTGGCTTACTTTTGCTATTTGTGCTTCTGGTGGCATGCTTGGAGTGTTATTTACAATTCCACTCCGTCAAGTCATGGTCGTGAAGAGTAATTTACCTTTTCCTGAAGGTGTAGCTGCGGCTGAAATATTAAAAGCCGGTAGCGATGCTGAAAATAATGCCACAACCAGAGCCGACAATGAAGGACTAAAAGATATCATTTTTGGTGGTAGTATTGCAGCAGTTGTTAGTTTATTAACTAACGGATTTAAAGTTGTCGCCGATGGTACGGCTTATTGGTTTAGTCATGGAAAATCAATATTTCAAATACCACTAGGGTTTTCTTTAGCACTATTAAGTGCTGGATACTTAGTTGGTATTATGTCGGGTATTGCAATTTTAATCGGCAATATTATTTCATGGGGTTTCGCAATTCCAATTTTAAGTTCTTTAACCGATTATCCATCTAATGCGTCATTAGCTGATGTTGCCATGGGATTATGGTCTAAAGACTTACGATTTATAGGTGCCGGTACTATTTCAATTGCTGCTATTTGGACACTTTTAACATTAATTAAACCTGTTTATCAAGGGCTAAAAAACACGCTTACAACGCTCAAGTCCGAAAAGTCATTCAATAATATTGATCGTACAGAACAAGATCTGTCGCCTAAAACAATCTTAATTATAATGGCAAGTATGCTAGTAATTTTATTTATTACCTTTCATTCTTTTATTGCTGATAGTGGGTTGTCTTCAGGTATTGGATGGACATTGGTAGTTTGTTCAGTATTATTTGCATTTTTCATGGGTTTTCTAATCGCTGCAGCTTGTGGCTATATGGCTGGTTTAGTCGGTTCATCTGCAAGCCCTATTTCTGGAATTAGTATCATTGCAATTACTGTTATTGCGTTACTGTTTTTAGGTTTAGGAAAAATAAATGGTATGTTATCAACAGCCGAAGGCGAACACTTTATTACTGCTTTAGCATTATTCACAACTAGCGCAGTATTGGCTGTGGCAACAATATCAAACGATAATTTACAAGATTTAAAAACAGGTTATTTAGTCAAAGCCACACCTTGGCGTCAACAAATAGCATTATTATTGGGAGTAGTTATTGGTGCTATTGTAATTGCACCTGTATTAGATATCCTTTATCACGCTTATGGCTTTAGTGGCGCAACGCCAAGAGCTAATATGGATCCTAAACAGATTTTACCGGCTCCACAAGCGACCTTAGTTGCGACAATTGCAAAAGGAATTTTTTCAAATCAAATGGAATGGTCCATGATTTTAATAGGTCTAGCTATTGGTGCAGTGATTATCGTTATTGATTTATGCTTAGCAAAAACGAATTCTAAATTTCGTTTACCTGCTCTAGCGGTTGGTATGGGTATTTATTTACCACCATTAATCATTACACCAATTTTTATTGGTGCCTTGATATCATGGTTCGTGAGTCGTCGTGCAAATAAACTCAGCAGCAATATTGAACATCAACGTAAAGCAGAGCAAAAAGGCGCACTGATCGCTTCTGGGCTTATTGTTGGCGAAACACTAGTCGGTGTTATTTTAGCTGTAATTATTGTGATCAGTTCTTCAAGCAGTAATAATAATTCTCCTTTAGCTCTGAATGAATATATGCAAGCTATCTTTGGAACAAATAGCATTATAGTTGAGCAATTTATTGGTTTGATGATATTCATTATGATATGTTTTGCGTTTATACGTAGAGCATTATCAGCGCTTAAAAAAGAGCTCTAA
- a CDS encoding DUF2813 domain-containing protein, whose translation MYLCEVDICGFKGIKQLTLSLNKDANVLIGENQWGRSSLISALMLISLDNFYYQFTANDFFNDDHYQPNTATIRYKFAEMNPQELDSQSYHSLNCVAYQSVEFKKLITYQIKATKEQDKIVTEHQFLDNNGKEIKNVDHYSLIKQLISLNPCMRLKNPVDSSNLPVTNQPLSDYYIQQLSAKLSEHAKQFSNEDLIKSLTTAKALFEYYLADSSTRFRYRNSNIKTIPNSQDWDSLERLNNILDELDDNYIRTMLMGIFGSIFIAHNANQIHPNAIPILVMEEPESQLHPIILSVGFRLLKNFPAQKFITTNSSDLLSLFALKNIYHLIRKPSGIMAMNIGEKGLSRDDNRKIMFHILYRRASAMFARCWLLVEGETEVWLLRELAELSGFHLNAEGIQLIEFAQCGLKPLIRYANKMGIHWYVLTDGDTAGKKYANTVRSLCPEGTSADQFLTVLPSRDIENFMFEHGFSHVYKKIAFNTTDYIDIPVNRIVHKAIKKTSKPDLAIAICDDVRIRGSQTIPKLLKQTFSKVMQLTKQFY comes from the coding sequence ATGTACTTATGCGAAGTTGATATATGCGGTTTCAAGGGGATAAAACAGTTAACTTTATCATTAAATAAAGATGCCAATGTCTTAATTGGAGAAAATCAATGGGGGCGTTCTAGTTTAATTAGCGCACTTATGTTGATATCGTTAGATAATTTTTATTACCAATTTACAGCTAATGATTTTTTTAATGATGATCATTATCAGCCGAATACGGCAACGATTCGTTACAAATTTGCTGAAATGAATCCTCAAGAATTAGATAGTCAGTCATACCATTCATTAAATTGTGTCGCTTACCAATCTGTTGAATTCAAAAAATTAATTACTTACCAAATTAAAGCTACCAAAGAACAAGATAAAATAGTAACCGAGCATCAGTTTCTTGATAATAATGGTAAAGAAATAAAAAATGTAGATCATTATAGCTTAATTAAACAATTAATCAGTTTAAACCCATGTATGCGGTTAAAGAATCCTGTTGATAGCTCCAACTTACCGGTTACTAATCAACCTCTTTCAGATTATTATATTCAACAATTATCAGCGAAACTAAGTGAACATGCTAAACAGTTCTCGAACGAAGATTTAATTAAAAGTTTAACTACTGCAAAAGCACTATTTGAATATTATTTGGCAGATAGCTCAACTCGGTTTCGCTACCGTAATAGTAATATAAAAACAATTCCTAATTCTCAAGATTGGGATTCTTTAGAAAGGTTAAATAATATTTTAGATGAGTTAGATGATAATTATATTCGAACCATGTTAATGGGAATTTTTGGTTCAATATTTATTGCACATAATGCAAATCAAATTCATCCTAACGCCATTCCTATTTTGGTTATGGAAGAACCCGAAAGTCAATTACATCCTATTATATTATCCGTCGGTTTTCGATTGTTAAAAAACTTCCCTGCGCAAAAGTTTATTACTACTAATTCCAGTGATTTGTTATCTTTATTTGCTTTGAAAAATATTTATCATTTAATTCGTAAGCCTTCTGGAATTATGGCTATGAATATTGGTGAAAAAGGATTGAGTCGGGATGATAACCGTAAAATTATGTTTCATATTTTATATCGGCGAGCTTCGGCTATGTTTGCACGTTGTTGGTTATTAGTTGAAGGAGAAACAGAAGTTTGGTTATTACGTGAATTAGCAGAGCTTAGTGGTTTTCATCTTAATGCAGAAGGGATTCAATTGATTGAATTTGCACAATGTGGATTAAAACCTTTAATTCGTTATGCTAATAAAATGGGTATTCATTGGTACGTTTTAACCGATGGTGATACAGCAGGTAAAAAATATGCTAATACTGTGCGTTCATTATGTCCTGAAGGAACAAGTGCAGATCAATTCTTAACAGTCTTACCTTCACGTGATATTGAAAACTTTATGTTTGAACATGGTTTTAGTCATGTTTATAAAAAGATAGCTTTTAATACAACAGATTATATTGATATTCCTGTTAATCGTATTGTTCATAAAGCAATAAAGAAGACCTCTAAGCCTGATTTAGCAATTGCGATTTGTGATGATGTAAGAATAAGAGGTTCTCAAACTATTCCTAAATTACTTAAACAAACTTTTAGTAAGGTTATGCAATTGACTAAGCAATTTTATTAA
- the raiA gene encoding ribosome-associated translation inhibitor RaiA: protein MTISITSKQMDITPAIRSYIEDKMTKLEKWRALLINPHFILSKEPDGFLVDATIATKGSSLVASAKHDDMYTAVNELIAKLEKQLNKLQHKSESRRASESLKDYIPQ, encoded by the coding sequence ATGACTATAAGTATCACCAGTAAACAAATGGATATTACACCAGCGATCAGAAGTTACATTGAAGATAAAATGACAAAACTCGAAAAATGGAGAGCGCTGTTAATTAACCCTCATTTCATACTATCAAAAGAACCTGATGGATTTTTAGTTGATGCAACCATTGCAACTAAGGGGTCTTCATTAGTTGCCTCAGCCAAACATGACGATATGTATACAGCAGTTAATGAGCTTATAGCTAAATTAGAAAAACAACTCAATAAGCTCCAACATAAATCTGAATCCCGACGAGCATCAGAAAGTTTAAAAGATTACATCCCGCAATAA